A part of Melittangium boletus DSM 14713 genomic DNA contains:
- a CDS encoding endonuclease III domain-containing protein, with the protein MEGPGPWEPFDIETALERVRAAIRGYAAAAMFELAERGHASLFEQLVGCLLSIRTRDEVSLPVALRLLAQASTPEAMRRLGRERIESLIRPVTFPEPKARTLHALAERTVEEFGGDLPCDAEVLRSFHGVGPKCAHLALGIACGQESISVDIHVHRVTNRWGYVQARTPERTLAALEAKLPRAHWVELNRLLVPFGKHICTGTRPKCATCPVRSMCPRVGV; encoded by the coding sequence ATGGAAGGGCCGGGCCCCTGGGAGCCTTTCGACATCGAGACGGCGCTGGAGCGAGTGCGCGCGGCCATCCGGGGGTACGCGGCCGCGGCCATGTTCGAGCTGGCGGAGCGCGGCCACGCGAGCCTCTTCGAGCAACTGGTGGGCTGCCTCTTGTCCATCCGCACGCGGGACGAGGTGTCCCTGCCCGTGGCGCTGCGGCTGCTCGCCCAGGCCTCCACCCCCGAGGCGATGCGCCGGTTGGGCCGCGAGAGGATTGAATCCCTCATCCGCCCGGTGACCTTCCCCGAGCCCAAGGCGCGCACGCTGCACGCGCTCGCGGAGCGCACGGTGGAGGAGTTCGGCGGCGACCTGCCCTGTGACGCGGAGGTGTTGCGCTCCTTCCACGGCGTGGGGCCCAAGTGCGCCCACCTGGCGCTCGGCATCGCGTGCGGGCAGGAGTCCATCAGCGTGGACATCCACGTGCACCGCGTCACCAACCGCTGGGGCTACGTCCAGGCACGCACGCCCGAGCGCACCCTGGCCGCGCTCGAGGCGAAGCTGCCTCGGGCGCACTGGGTGGAGCTCAACCGGCTACTGGTGCCCTTCGGCAAGCACATCTGCACGGGCACGCGGCCGAAGTGCGCCACGTGCCCGGTGCGCTCCATGTGCCCGCGCGTGGGGGTATGA